The proteins below are encoded in one region of Nitrospira sp. CR1.1:
- a CDS encoding DUF922 domain-containing protein gives MGGGRTPGPIGSDTRPLHGSFDPHLPIGGFGTPGPLGLNEGATTGPRLTGWPRQISWNEFKDVATRPSGETEDAQIETQTAQPERVGVAREQGRFRLGDFEVRLKVVRDNSWVVVSQKNDTLLAHEQEHFDITGLVARDLVKALGALRVGTTDELQRDVSRLYEAYDTWAKSLSKQYDDETNHGRNVKIQAEWETRIRTCMQQGTSLGTPPG, from the coding sequence ATGGGCGGCGGACGCACACCAGGACCAATTGGGTCAGATACCAGGCCATTGCACGGGTCCTTTGATCCGCATCTCCCGATTGGCGGGTTCGGAACTCCCGGTCCGCTCGGCCTGAATGAAGGCGCGACCACGGGGCCTCGACTGACCGGTTGGCCTAGACAGATTTCCTGGAATGAGTTTAAGGATGTAGCCACCCGTCCATCCGGCGAGACCGAGGATGCGCAAATTGAGACCCAGACCGCGCAACCGGAGCGAGTGGGAGTCGCGCGCGAGCAGGGCCGCTTCCGGTTGGGGGATTTTGAAGTCCGGCTCAAAGTCGTTCGCGATAACTCCTGGGTTGTGGTGAGTCAAAAGAACGATACGCTTTTAGCTCACGAGCAGGAGCACTTCGACATCACCGGGTTGGTCGCGCGTGACTTGGTCAAGGCGTTGGGTGCGTTACGGGTGGGGACGACGGATGAGTTGCAGCGGGACGTGTCACGGCTCTATGAGGCCTATGATACCTGGGCGAAATCGCTCTCTAAGCAGTATGACGATGAGACCAATCACGGGCGGAATGTCAAAATTCAGGCCGAGTGGGAAACTCGCATCCGGACCTGTATGCAGCAAGGGACCAGTCTCGGGACTCCCCCAGGCTGA